ATTAGCAGTTGAATCCCCCGCCCAAGTACATAAGGGTAAAAGAATCATCAAAAAAATAAGATATGTAACGCCACACTTCTTTATTTTCTTAAAAAAAGAATACGATTGTTGGTTCATGATGACTCTTCCTTATCCTTTATTAATTTCAAATATTTGGGGCGACTAACGGGATTTGAACCCGTACTAAGAGAGCCACAGTCTCTCGTGCTGCCATTACACTATAGCCGCCGTCATTTTATCTGCATCTACACCTAACCCGCATTTCTCATCACATTTCTGCTGCGAGCGCCAATTCCGCCTCGTCTGCTTCGTCAGACTCGGTCGGCCACGCTCAACATACTGTAAAGTATGCCTCACATGGCCTCGGTCGTCTTCCTCGCATCCAAGGCGGACTTGGCGCTCTCGCGACGAAATCTGATGAGAAATGCGGGCTAATCGTAAAAAGCCTTTTCCTGGATAGCGTACCCGTTTTTAGATGGCTTCGTCAAGTCTGCTTTAAATTCTCGGAATTTGAGGAAGGTGATTGAAATGTTGATCTCGGGCAAAAAGAATCAAATGATGTTGAGAAACCAATGAAGCAAGCCAGAGATCATTGGTAGGAATGGGAGTTCCTTGTTTTCGCAATTGAAAAAACAACCGAGCATAATGATGTGTTGTCTGATCATCTGCGTAGAGAATTTCAACACGCGGTGAATTTAAGAACTGAACCAATACCCTTTCATTCTCTTCCCCTCGAGAGCCACATCGAAAACCAGCACGAAGTTCGGCAATCACAATAAAAGAAAGGAAAATCTTCTCACATGTCTGTAGAACCTGAACAGATTTTGATTCGCCTTTACAAAAGTCAATGTACCGATTCGTGTCAAGGGCTACTCTCATGACCACAGCTTATGATCAATCTGATCCTGGATTTCAAGTGCAGCCTCAAACTCTAGGTCTTCTTCCCAACTTCCTATCAAGGCATCCATGTCATGATAGACGAGAGCCTGATCTCCCAACCCTACACCACTAGATACTGCGTCTAGGACCACTTCATTAAGGCTCTTATGCAGTTCACGTGCCCTCTGCCGCAATAGGTTATCAAGCTGAGGGGTCAAATTACGAATAGTGTATTGAATTTTTTGATTCATTCTCATGCCTACACAGTAGGCTAAAAATGAATCATAGTCAATATCATAATTTAATTTTTCAGTTCAAAAATGCGCCCGGCCCGGTTCGAACGGGCGACCCTCTGCTTAGCTTACCGCACCGAATTACTTCGGCCTCCAATCCAAATGATATTGGAGTTGCTAGTCTGGACTATGTCTTCACCATCTCAGGTGTGCAGCGTATAGTCTCTGAGGACTCTCGCTTTAACTCGAAGTAATCGCAAAATTATTTCACGATGACCTGATAACCAGCGGTTGCCTGCAAATTGTCCAAAATTTTAAATTTTGGAGTTCCTTGCATATAGCTGCATCCATTCTGTACGTTCATAAATTTCGTACAGAAGCTCCTATTGAAGGCAGATGCTCTATCCAACTGAGCTACGGGCGCAGCAAAACTATTTTTAATTCTATACTTTGGAGCACGGAATTTAAAACAAATAATTTTTTATTCCGCAATCCGCAATCTGAAATCCGCAATTGAAATCTGCCCCCAGCAGGAATTGAACCTGCACCACCAGCTCCGGAGGCTGGTACTCTATCCGTTGAGCTATAGGGGCCTCCCAATTTCAGATTGCGGATTGCGGATTGCGGAATTTAAAAAACATATTCCTTGCTTCTCATTCCGCAATCCGCAATCTAAAATCCGAAATTGAAACGTGCGCCCGGCAGGAATTGAACCTGCGACCTATTGGTTCGAAGCCAATCGCTCTATCCAACTGAGCTACGGGCGCATCAATACAGTTCAAAGTTAAAAGTTTAAAGTTCAAAGACAAAATACAAAAAATATGACTCTTTGTACAGAGATGAAAAAATGAAGAGGGAGGTTAAATCACTTCCGCGAGCGGTGACGAAAATACTCGATAATCCCTGGCAAGATCGAAATGAAAACGATGGCAAAAATAACCAGTGTAAAATTGTGTTTTATAAGAGGAATATTTCCAAAAAAATAACCTCCCAAAACTAAAAGAAGAATCCACGCAATTCCTCCAATAACATTATAGGTCAGAAAACGCCCATATCTCATTTTACCGACCCCAGCCACAAAAGGGGCAAAAGTTCTAACAATGGGGACAAACCGTGCCAGAATCATTGCTTTTCCCCCATAGCGCTCATAAAACTCGTGAGTTCGGACTAAGTATTCTTTTTTAAAAAATCGGCTTTTCTCTTGATGAAAAACTCTGGGTCCAAGCCAAACCCCAATCCAATAATTCAAAGTGTCTCCCGCCACAGCCGCCCCAATCAAAATAATTAAAACCATTTTGAGATTCAACAGTGAAATGGCAGAAAAAGCACCTACCGCAAAGAGCAAAGAATCTCCAGGCAAAATCGGGGTCACCACTAAACCCGTTTCGCAAAAAACAATCAAAAATAAGATAACATAGGTCCACCCACCACAATGCTGAATGACAACGCTCAAATGAAGATCAAGATGAATAAAAAAATCAACAAAAGATTTTATCCATTCCATAGTACGAACATTCCTATTTCAAAGTTGTTTTCACAAATAGGGTCCCATCGTATCACATTCTTTTCAAGATAGGATTAGACAAAATTTCTTTTAATTGGGAAATTTCCGTAACAGGAGAGTTACAAACACTGTTCTGGCAAATATAAACGGTCGGCTTTTCGCCTTCGAAAATGCGCCCCTGAATAAGAGGAATAAGGGACGATGCTTTTTCGAAAGTGCGTGAATCGACAGGAGAGAAAGCCAATACATGATGAGGAAGAAAATGAGAAAAAATTTCACGGAGAATTTCTCGTCCCTTTAACGAGAGAGAATCGCCTCGAAAAATAATTTCTTGAGTAGGACTTAAAGTAAATTCAAGCGCGATGAGCATTTGAGTGTATCCGCTTGGGTATTGAGTCATTGCTTTTGAAAAGGCATCCAAGAGACTCTTGGCCCTTTTCTCAAGAGCTTCATCTGCCTTCAATCGAGCTAAACGCAAAAGAACTAAAGCTGCAACAGAATTTCCTGAAGGAATTGCCCCATCATAAATCTCTTTACTGTGAGCAATCAATTTTTCGGCATCCTTGCCAGAAAAGTAAAAACCTCCCTCCTCATCATCCCAAAAAAGTCGAATCATTTCTTGAGACAAAAACCATGCCTCTTCAAAATAATAGAGATTGAAACTCGCTTCATAAAGATCGAGAAGCCCTAAAATTAAAAAGGCATAATCCTCCAGAAAACCTAATACTGAAACATCCCCTTTACAAAAACGATGCATCAATCGACCCTCTTTGGACTTCATTCTGCCCAAAATAAAATCGGCTGCACTCGATGCCGCCACAAGATATCGTTCTTCCCCAAACACCCTTGAGGCAATGGCTAGACTTGAAATCATAAGGCCATTCCAGTCGGTTAAAATTTTGTCGTCTAAATGAGGACGCGAGCGCTTTTTCCTTTCCTCAAAAAGTTTAGCTTTAGAATTTGAAATACTCTTTTCAATCTCTTCTAAAGGGAGTCCTAATTTCTCGGAAATTTGTGATAAGGAAAGGGCCTCATAAAGAACATTTTTCCCAGCAAATTCACCCTGAGGATCATGAAGGGCATTTCCATCCGGGAGAACGCCAAAATGAAGATTAAGAATTTTTGCGTTTTCCTCCCCCAAGAGCTCGTTTATGACTTTGTCTTCCCAAAGATAAAAAACACCCTCAAACTTTTCATCGGGATGATCTGCATTCTGTGCACTGTCCGCATCCTCTGCTGAATAAAAAGCACCAT
This is a stretch of genomic DNA from Chlamydiota bacterium. It encodes these proteins:
- a CDS encoding type II toxin-antitoxin system VapC family toxin, which translates into the protein MRVALDTNRYIDFCKGESKSVQVLQTCEKIFLSFIVIAELRAGFRCGSRGEENERVLVQFLNSPRVEILYADDQTTHHYARLFFQLRKQGTPIPTNDLWLASLVSQHHLILFARDQHFNHLPQIPRI
- a CDS encoding thioredoxin domain-containing protein; amino-acid sequence: MTSKKTLWTNQLIHEKSPYLQQHAHNPVNWYPWGNEAVEKARQEDKPIFLSIGYSTCHWCHVMEKESFENSEMAHLLNNDFVSIKVDREERPDVDHVYMTAVQAMTGQGGWPMSVFLTPDLKPFFGGTYFPPEDRWGRPGFASVLFAIASQWKSDREKLLKSSEALTASLQHRSVKDDLRQALDEGVLNEGFTQLIGQYDEAYGGFGEAPKFPRSHALSFLLRGWKRNGDERLLQIVEKTLTEMARGGMRDHLGGGFHRYSVDHAWRIPHFEKMLYDQAILSKTYLEAYQATGKVEYANVAKDIFDDVLRDMTPPPLVGLSSQSAGGGPTFVSTRGGGVTGSDGAFYSAEDADSAQNADHPDEKFEGVFYLWEDKVINELLGEENAKILNLHFGVLPDGNALHDPQGEFAGKNVLYEALSLSQISEKLGLPLEEIEKSISNSKAKLFEERKKRSRPHLDDKILTDWNGLMISSLAIASRVFGEERYLVAASSAADFILGRMKSKEGRLMHRFCKGDVSVLGFLEDYAFLILGLLDLYEASFNLYYFEEAWFLSQEMIRLFWDDEEGGFYFSGKDAEKLIAHSKEIYDGAIPSGNSVAALVLLRLARLKADEALEKRAKSLLDAFSKAMTQYPSGYTQMLIALEFTLSPTQEIIFRGDSLSLKGREILREIFSHFLPHHVLAFSPVDSRTFEKASSLIPLIQGRIFEGEKPTVYICQNSVCNSPVTEISQLKEILSNPILKRM
- a CDS encoding DedA family protein is translated as MEWIKSFVDFFIHLDLHLSVVIQHCGGWTYVILFLIVFCETGLVVTPILPGDSLLFAVGAFSAISLLNLKMVLIILIGAAVAGDTLNYWIGVWLGPRVFHQEKSRFFKKEYLVRTHEFYERYGGKAMILARFVPIVRTFAPFVAGVGKMRYGRFLTYNVIGGIAWILLLVLGGYFFGNIPLIKHNFTLVIFAIVFISILPGIIEYFRHRSRK